One window of the Xiphias gladius isolate SHS-SW01 ecotype Sanya breed wild chromosome 11, ASM1685928v1, whole genome shotgun sequence genome contains the following:
- the nfkb2 gene encoding LOW QUALITY PROTEIN: nuclear factor NF-kappa-B p100 subunit (The sequence of the model RefSeq protein was modified relative to this genomic sequence to represent the inferred CDS: deleted 1 base in 1 codon), with amino-acid sequence MAGALRMSEAQFINVYENDLQLNLIPYDYIPPVDIKTEPYIPETAHGPYIQIIEEPKQRGFRFRYECEGPSHGGLPGASSEKNRRTYPTVKINNYVGHARVEVQLVTHTDPPRVHAHSLVGRYCTEKGTCTLDVGPDDLTASFSNLGILHVTKKGVVEILCKRLKDERKRQKGPHSTLTDVEESACLKEAKELGKVMDLNIVRLKFTAYLHDSNGGFTRALKPVVSNPIYDSKSPNASNLKISRMDKTSGSVLGGDEIFLLCDKVQKDDIEIRFYEDDEEGSWEAFGDFSPTDVHKQYAIVFKTPPYHRTEIERPVTVFLQLKRKKAGDSSDPKQFTYIPQVQDKEEVLRKKQKPLPHYEPWRGGRGGGAGGFGGGGGGGFQFNQQMNGAGGGGGTGVFFTGGFTGFGGGGGAQMSGSTHQTGVAQQQTGGQTGSPLQQQLFQIATALHNRASQSARQTAAALLQYCSTGDARVLLAIQRHLCGVQDSNGDTPLHLAIIHQQTGVIQQLVHTLLSSQQQHILNTANHLRQTPLHLAVITRQVKVVEVLLRAGADPSLVDKDGRSPLHLAALAGDNTTLRPLLAHLGERHGHLVNTPDYHGLHPLHLAVRRDGERCLRLLVEGGAKINAPEQKSGNTALHLAVRENLFKVACTLITELKADVNACTYGGNTALHLAASLGSPTLCSMLIAAGADKNVENDEPLFFNCSSEEEKDEDEPTTEEVREPRSESRRPESRRSESRRSESRRSESRRSESRRSESRRSESRRSESRRSESRRSEKVEDSGLDEDMLSRLVELLSVGDVPWRKLAEKLGMVTLTHLYQDSPTPCHHLLQHYKLGGGPVEGLVEALQSLGLSEGVRLLRNTELRDDKHSTDATVDSGFGSQPMEEEEPPVANQ; translated from the exons ATGGCCGGAGCTCTGAG GATGAGTGAAGCTCAGTTCATCAACGTCTACGAAAATGAT CTGCAGCTGAATTTGATTCCATACGACTACATTCCTCCAGTGGACATAAAGACTGAACCCTACATACCTGAGACAG CTCATGGGCCTTATATTCAGATCATCGAAGAGCCAAAACAG AGGGGCTTTCGATTCCGTTATGAGTGCGAGGGTCCGTCCCACGGTGGACTACCAGGGGCCTCCAGCGAGAAGAACAGGAGAACCTACCCAACCGTGAAG ATTAATAACTACGTGGGTCACGCCCGGGTGGAGGTCCAGCTGGTGACCCACACTGATCCTCCTCGTGTCCACGCTCACAGTCTGGTGGGACGTTACTGCACCGAGAAGGGCACCTGCACATTGGACGTCGGCCCCGACGACCTCACCGCCTC GTTCAGTAACCTGGGGATCCTCCATGTGACCAAGAAAGGTGTTGTCGAGATTTTGTGCAAGAGGCtgaaagatgagaggaagagacagaaaggaccACACAGTACCCTGACAG ACGTGGAGGAGAGCGCCTGTCTGAAGGAGGCCAAGGAGCTGGGGAAGGTGATGGACCTGAACATTGTCAGGTTAAAGTTCACCGCCTACCTGCACGACAGCAACGGAGGATTCACCAGAGCGCTGAAACCCGTCGTCTCCAACCCCATCTACGACAGCA AGTCTCCAAACGCCTCCAACCTGAAAATCTCTCGGATGGATAAGACGAGTGGCTCAGTGCTCGGAGGAGACGAGATCTTCCTGCTCTGTGACAAAGTCCAGAAAG ATGACATTGAGATCCGCTTTTATGAGGACGACGAGGAGGGAAGCTGGGAGGCGTTCGGCGACTTCTCACCTACCGACGTTCACAAACAg TACGCCATCGTGTTCAAAACGCCGCCGTATCACCGCACAGAGATCGAGCGGCCCGTCACCGTCTTCCTGcagctgaagaggaagaaggccGGCGACAGCAGCGACCCGAAGCAGTTCACCTACATACCACAGGTCCAAG ACAAAGAGGAGGTGCTGAGGAAGAAGCAGAAGCCGCTGCCTCACTATGAACCCTGGAGAGGAGGACGAGGCGGAGGAGCTGGGGGTTTCggcggcggaggaggaggag GATTCCAGTTCAACCAGCAGATGAacggagcaggaggaggaggggggacaGGAGTTTTCTTCACTGGAGGTTTCACAGGCTTTGGCGGAGGGGGAGGGGCTCAGATGTCAGGCTCCACCCATCAGACAGGTGTCGCCCAGCAACAGACTGGAGGACAGACTGGATCACCACTACAACAGCAGCTGTTTCAGATTG CCACTGCCCTCCACAACAGAGCCTCTCAGAGCGCCAGACAGACCGCCGCTGCCCTGCTGCAGTACTGCAGCACCGGGGACGCCCGGGTCCTGCTGGCAATCCAGAGGCACCTCTGTGGTGTCCAGGACAGCAACGGAGACAC TCCTTTACACCTGGCCATCATccaccagcagacaggtgtgaTCCAGCAACTGGTCCACACTCTGctcagcagccagcaacaacACATCCTCAACACGGCCAACCACCTCCGACAG ACTCCCCTCCACCTGGCGGTGATCACCCGGCAGGTCAAGGTGGTGGAGGTGTTGCTGAGGGCGGGGGCCGACCCCAGCCTGGTGGACAAAGATGGCCGCAGCCCGCTGCACCTGGCAGCGCTGGCCGGAGATAACACCACGCTCCGCCCCCTGCTGGCTCACCTGGGAGAACGCCACGGCCACCTGGTGAACACCCCTGACTACCACG GCCTTCACCCTCTCCACCTGGCGGTGAGGAGGGACGGCGAGCGCTGCCTCCGCCTGCTGGTGGAGGGCGGAGCCAAGATCAACGCGCCTGAGCAGAAGAGCGGAAACACCGCCCTCCACCTGGCCGTCAGAGAGAACCTGTTCAAGGTGGCCTGCACGCTCATCACGGAG CTGAAGGCGGACGTCAACGCCTGCACGTACGGAGGAAACACGGCGCTCCACCTGGCGGCCAGCCTGGGCTCCCCGACTCTCTGCTCCATGCTCATCGCTGCAG GTGCCGATAAGAACGTGGAGAACGACGAGCCGCTCTTCTTCAACTGCTCTTCGGAGGAAGAAAAAGACGAGGACGAACCCACCACagaggaggtcagagagccg aggtcagagagccggaggccagagagccggaggtcagagagccggaggtcagagagccggaggtcagagagccggaggtcagagagccggaggtcagagagccggaggtcagagagccggaggtcagagagccggaggtcagagagccggaggtcagaga AGGTGGAGGATTCGGGTCTGGACGAGGACATGCTGTCCCGGCTGGTGGAGCTGCTGAGTGTCGGAGACGTTCCCTGGAGGAAACTGGCGGAGAAGTTGGGGATGGTGACGCTGACTCACCTGTACCAGGACAGTCCCACGCCCTGCCACCACCTGCTGCAGCACTACAAG CTGGGCGGGGGTCCGGTGGAAGGTCTGGTCGAAGCCCTTCAGTCCCTCGGTCTGTCAGAAGGAGTCCGACTGCTCAGAAACACGGAGCTACGAGACGacaaacacagcacag ACGCCACGGTCGACAGCGGCTTCGGCAGCCAGCCAATGGAAGAAGAGGAGCCGCCCGTGGCCAACCAGTGA